In one Bacillota bacterium genomic region, the following are encoded:
- a CDS encoding cyclic nucleotide-binding domain-containing protein, translated as MRTLEPILAEHPFFAGLDKRHLEVLTGCASNVVFQEGHIIFREGEEANTFYLIREGKVALEIHAAGMGTITIQTLNSGDILGWSWLVPPYRWHFDARAIEATRAIAMDGECLRRKCEQDHDLGYELLKRFAEVITQRLQATRLQLLDVYSTKERHTT; from the coding sequence ATGCGAACGCTTGAACCCATCCTTGCCGAACATCCCTTCTTTGCTGGGTTGGACAAACGACATCTGGAAGTCCTCACCGGCTGCGCATCGAATGTGGTTTTCCAGGAAGGGCACATCATCTTCCGCGAGGGAGAAGAGGCAAATACATTCTACCTCATCCGCGAAGGTAAAGTAGCCCTCGAGATACATGCCGCAGGCATGGGAACGATTACCATCCAAACATTGAACTCAGGAGACATCTTAGGGTGGTCGTGGCTGGTTCCACCTTATCGGTGGCACTTCGACGCACGAGCGATAGAGGCCACCCGGGCTATCGCGATGGACGGCGAGTGTCTGCGCCGCAAGTGCGAGCAAGACCACGACCTGGGCTATGAGCTGCTGAAACGCTTTGCGGAGGTTATTACTCAGAGGCTTCAGGCAACGCGCCTGCAGCTGCTGGACGTTTACAGCACCAAAGAGAGGCACACCACGTAG
- a CDS encoding 4Fe-4S dicluster domain-containing protein, translated as MPQSGAVTENRWILPAAEFQQLLDSLQRLGYQIIAPTLRDDAIVLEPIESADDLPIGLTDEQRAAVYRVKRRADKTFFGYAVGPRSWKYYLYPPNLRLWQAKRNGDGGFEVIPEEGEAPRYAFLGVRACELAAIAIQDKVFLGEEHRDHFYARRRENALLIAVHCTHPAATCFCTSMGTGPRARGGFDLALTEVLDSKEHFFVIEVGTELGLAVLDGVPVQPATERHWQQAQQVVENAARRIVKRMDTTDIKDLLYRHLDSSHWEDVAKRCLTCSNCTMVCPTCFCHTVEDVTNLQGTVAERRRKWDSCFHVDFSYIHGSPVRVSEASRYRQWITHKLASWQDQFGVIGCVGCGRCITWCPVGIDITEEVRVLRRSEEGKAAQSSPKEESHANA; from the coding sequence ATGCCACAGTCGGGTGCTGTTACAGAAAACCGATGGATACTGCCTGCCGCAGAGTTCCAGCAGCTGCTCGACAGCCTGCAACGCCTTGGTTACCAGATTATCGCCCCTACCCTTCGAGATGACGCCATCGTGCTCGAGCCGATAGAGTCCGCCGACGACCTGCCCATCGGTTTGACCGATGAGCAGCGCGCCGCAGTTTACCGTGTCAAAAGGCGTGCGGACAAGACTTTCTTCGGGTACGCCGTGGGACCACGCTCGTGGAAATACTACCTTTATCCCCCCAACCTGCGACTGTGGCAGGCAAAGCGAAACGGCGACGGTGGCTTCGAGGTCATTCCCGAAGAAGGAGAGGCACCCCGTTATGCCTTTCTCGGTGTACGTGCCTGCGAGCTGGCGGCAATAGCCATACAGGATAAAGTGTTTCTCGGCGAGGAGCACCGCGACCACTTCTACGCACGCAGGCGCGAGAACGCTTTGCTGATAGCCGTCCACTGCACCCATCCTGCAGCAACCTGCTTCTGTACCTCTATGGGAACGGGTCCTCGAGCGCGGGGCGGTTTCGACCTCGCGCTGACCGAAGTGTTAGACAGCAAAGAACACTTTTTCGTGATAGAGGTCGGCACGGAACTGGGCTTGGCGGTGCTGGACGGAGTGCCTGTTCAGCCCGCCACCGAAAGGCATTGGCAACAAGCGCAGCAGGTGGTAGAGAACGCCGCCCGGCGCATTGTCAAGCGCATGGACACCACGGACATCAAAGACCTGCTCTACCGCCATCTGGATAGCTCTCACTGGGAAGATGTAGCGAAACGCTGTCTGACCTGCTCGAACTGCACGATGGTCTGCCCGACCTGCTTCTGCCATACGGTGGAGGACGTAACCAATCTGCAGGGAACCGTTGCCGAACGGCGGCGCAAGTGGGATTCCTGCTTCCACGTGGACTTCTCCTACATTCACGGCAGTCCGGTGCGGGTTTCTGAAGCCTCGCGCTACCGCCAGTGGATAACGCACAAGCTGGCATCGTGGCAGGACCAGTTTGGCGTGATCGGTTGCGTGGGATGTGGACGGTGCATTACCTGGTGCCCCGTTGGCATAGATATCACCGAAGAGGTGCGGGTCTTGCGGCGAAGCGAGGAGGGCAAAGCTGCCCAGTCATCACCAAAGGAGGAGAGCCATGCGAACGCTTGA
- a CDS encoding oxidoreductase: MARTTKPKLAVWKFASCDGCQLSLLDCEDELLEVAGTVEIAYFLEASRATVKGPYDISLVEGSITTPHDAERIHQVRRVSRFLITIGACATAGGIQALRNFKDVREFISLVYATPQYIQTLSRSTPVHDHVFVDFELRGCPVNKYQLLEVINAYLNGRKPNIAPHSVCSECKRRGIVCVMVAKGTPCLGPVTHAGCGAICPSYSRGCYGCFGPKETPNTQSLSKRWKQLGVKEEDLIRAYRGFNAYSEAFRRESESHER; the protein is encoded by the coding sequence ATGGCGCGCACCACCAAACCCAAACTGGCTGTATGGAAGTTCGCCTCCTGCGATGGATGTCAACTGAGTCTGCTCGACTGCGAAGACGAACTGCTGGAAGTCGCGGGGACAGTAGAGATAGCGTACTTTCTGGAAGCCAGCCGTGCGACGGTCAAGGGGCCGTACGACATCTCGCTCGTGGAGGGTTCCATCACCACGCCGCACGACGCGGAACGCATCCATCAGGTACGTCGTGTGTCGCGCTTCCTGATTACCATCGGCGCGTGTGCGACCGCCGGCGGTATTCAGGCACTGCGCAACTTCAAAGATGTGCGTGAATTCATCTCTCTCGTGTACGCGACGCCGCAGTACATCCAGACGCTGAGCAGATCCACGCCGGTGCATGACCATGTGTTCGTGGACTTCGAGCTGCGCGGTTGCCCGGTGAACAAATACCAGCTGCTGGAAGTCATCAACGCTTACCTCAACGGGCGCAAGCCGAACATCGCTCCCCATAGCGTCTGCTCCGAGTGCAAGCGGCGGGGCATTGTGTGCGTCATGGTAGCCAAAGGCACGCCCTGTCTGGGACCCGTCACCCACGCGGGATGTGGCGCGATATGCCCATCGTATTCCCGTGGATGCTATGGCTGCTTCGGCCCGAAAGAGACACCGAACACGCAATCGCTCAGCAAGCGATGGAAGCAGCTGGGCGTTAAAGAGGAAGACCTGATCCGTGCCTACCGAGGATTCAACGCCTATTCCGAAGCCTTCCGAAGAGAGAGTGAAAGCCATGAAAGGTAA
- a CDS encoding FAD/NAD(P)-binding protein: MVPSPFRVQQVRHETHDTFTLELEPVKGSDSFAFQAGQFNMLYVFGVGEIPISISSDPTNPRILMHTTREVGTVTKAMGKLRRGDVIGVRGPFGTPWPVEQAEGADVVIVAGGIGLAPLRSALYQMLANRDRYEKIVLLYGTRTPNDILYRRELQRWRSQFDLEVHITVDRAMGGWRSNVGVVTSLIPRAPFDARNSIALVCGPEIMMRFTVLELQRRGVPPSQIYISMERNMKCGTGICGHCQFGPYFVCKDGPVFRYDRVQHLFERREI; encoded by the coding sequence ATGGTTCCGAGTCCTTTTCGAGTTCAGCAAGTGAGACACGAGACTCACGATACCTTTACCCTTGAGCTCGAGCCGGTAAAGGGGTCGGATAGCTTCGCTTTTCAGGCGGGGCAGTTCAACATGCTCTACGTGTTCGGCGTTGGCGAGATACCCATCTCTATCAGCAGCGACCCGACCAACCCGCGCATCCTCATGCACACCACGCGCGAGGTGGGCACTGTGACGAAGGCGATGGGGAAGCTCAGACGGGGAGATGTCATCGGGGTGCGAGGTCCCTTCGGTACTCCGTGGCCCGTTGAGCAGGCGGAGGGCGCAGACGTGGTGATTGTAGCTGGTGGCATCGGGCTTGCGCCCCTGCGCTCCGCGCTGTATCAGATGCTCGCCAACCGCGACCGTTACGAGAAAATCGTCCTGCTGTATGGAACACGCACACCCAACGACATCCTCTACAGGCGCGAACTGCAAAGATGGCGCTCACAGTTCGATTTGGAAGTACATATCACCGTCGACCGCGCGATGGGTGGCTGGCGAAGCAACGTGGGGGTGGTCACTTCGCTGATACCTCGCGCGCCCTTTGACGCCCGCAACTCGATCGCGCTGGTATGCGGCCCGGAAATCATGATGCGGTTCACCGTGCTGGAACTGCAACGACGAGGCGTTCCGCCCTCGCAAATCTACATTTCGATGGAACGCAACATGAAGTGCGGAACAGGCATCTGCGGACACTGCCAGTTCGGTCCTTACTTCGTCTGCAAGGACGGACCCGTGTTCCGCTACGACAGGGTACAACATCTGTTTGAGAGACGGGAGATATAG